In Streptomyces sp. NBC_00341, the DNA window CAAGGTATTGGTCGCCAACCGTGGTGAGATCGCGATCCGCGCGTTCCGCGCCGCGTTCGAGCTCGGGATCTCCACGGTGGCGGTGTATCCCCACGAGGACCGCAACTCACTCCACCGGGCCAAGGCCGACGAGGCCTACCGGATCGGGGAGCCCGGACATCCGGTGCGCGCCTACCTCTCGGTCGACGAGGTCATCAAGGCCGCCCGGAAGGCGGGCGCCGACGCGATCTACCCCGGCTACGGCTTCCTGTCGGAGAACCCGGACCTCGCGGCCGCGTGCTCCGAGGCCGGCATCACGTTCGTCGGACCGCCCGCCTCTGTACTGAACCTGACGGGGAACAAGTCCCGCGCCGTCGCCGCCGCCCGGGAGGCCGGCGTACCGGTACTGAAGTCCTCCGAGCCCTCCGAGGACGTCGACACACTCGTCGCCGCGGCGCAGGACATCGGATTCCCGGTCTTCGTCAAGGCCGTCGCGGGCGGCGGCGGACGCGGCATGCGCCGGGTGGCCTCGCCGGGCGAACTGCGCGAGTCGATCGACGCGGCCATGCGCGAGGCGCGCTCCGCGTTCGGTGACGCGACGGTCTTCCTGGAGCAGGCGGTGATCAACCCCCGCCACATCGAGGTGCAGATCCTCGCCGACGCCGAGGGCAATGTCGTGCACCTGTACGAGCGGGACTGCTCGTTGCAGCGCCGCCACCAGAAGGTCGTCGAGATCGCGCCCGCCCCGAACCTCGACCCGGAGCTGCGGGACCGGATCTGCGCCGACGCCGTCGCCTTCGCCCACCACATCGGCTACGTGAACGCGGGCACGGTCGAGTTCCTCGTCGACGAGCGCGGCAACCACGTCTTCATCGAGATGAACCCGCGCATCCAGGTCGAGCACACCGTCACCGAACAGGTCACAGGGCGCGACCTGGTCATCGCCCAGCTGCGCATCGCCGCCGGCATGACGCTGCCCGAACTCCACCTCTCCCAGGACGACATCACCCTCAACGGCACCGCGATGCAGTGCCGCATCACCACAGAGGACCCGGCCAACGGCTTCCGCCCGGACACCGGCACCATCTCCGCCTACCGCTCCCCCGGCGGGCCCGGGGTGCGCCTGGACGGCGGCACCGTCCACACCGGCGCGGAGGTGTCCGCCCACTTCGACTCGATGCTCGTCAAGCTCACCTGCCACGGGCACGACTTCACCAACGCGGCCCGCCGGGCACGCCGGGCCATCGCGGAGTTCCGCATCCGCGGTGTGGCGACCAACCTGCCGTTCCTGGGCGCCGTGCTGGACCAGCCCGACTTCCGGGCCGGGCACATCACGACGAGCTTCATCGAGGAGCACCCGGAGCTGATCCGGGCCCGCCCCTCGGCCGACCGGGGCAGCCGCATGCTCGGCTACCTGGCCGAGACCACCGTCAACCGGCCCTACGGCCCCCGCCCGTCCGTCATCGACCCGGCGGACAAGCTGCCGGCCCTGCCGACCGGGTCGCCGCCCGCCGGTTCCCGGCAGCGCCTCGCGGCCCTCGGCCCGGAGGCCTTCGCCGCCGAGCTGCGCGCCCAGCGGGCCGTCGCCGTCACCGACACCACGTTCCGCGACGCGCACCAGTCGCTGCTGGCCACCCGGGTGCGGACCCGCGACCTGCTGGCCGTCGCCCCGCACGTCGCCCGGACCGCCCCCGAGCTGCTCAGCCTCGAATGCTGGGGCGGCGCCACCTACGACGTGGCGCTGCGCTTCCTGGCCGAGGACCCGTGGGAACGGCTGGTGAAGATCCGGGAGACCGTGCCCAACATCTGCACCCAGATGCTGCTGAGGGGCCGCAACACGGTCGGCTACACGCCCTATCCCACCGAGGTCACCGAGGCGTTCGTCGCCGAGGCGGCGAGCGCCGGAATGGACATCTTCCGGATCTTCGACGCCCTCAACGACGTCTCCCAGATGCGCCCGGCGATCGACGCCGTGCGCGCCACCGGCACCTCGGTCGCGGAAGTGGCGCTCTGCTACACCGCGGACCTCTCGGACCCCGGCGAGACCCTGTACACGCTGGACTACTACCTGCGCCTCGCGGAGCAGATCGTGGACGCGGGCGCCCATGTCCTCGCCATCAAGGACATGGCCGGGCTGCTGCGTCCGCCCGCCGCCCGCACCCTGGTCACGGCGCTGCGCGAGCGGTTCGACCTACCGGTCCACCTGCACACCCACGACACCCCCGGCGGGCAGCTGGCCACCCTGATCGCCGCCATCGACGCGGGGGTCGACGCGGTGGACGCGGCGGTCGCCTCCATGTCCGGTACGACCAGCCAGCCCTCGCTGTCCGCACTGGTCGCCGCCACCGACCACACCGAACGGGCCACCGGCCTCTCGCTCCAGGCCGTCGGTGACCTGGAGCCCTACTGGGAGGCGACCCGCAAGGTCTACGCCCCCTTCGAGTCCGGTCTCGCCTCGCCCACCGGCCGGATCTACCACCACGAGATCCCCGGCGGGCAGCTGTCCAACCTGCGCCAGCAGGCCATCGCCCTCGGTCTGGGCGACCGCTTCGAGCTCATCGAGGACTGCTACGCCGCGGCCGACCGGATGCTCGGGCGGCTGGTGAAGGTGACGCCGTCGTCCAAGGTGGTGGGCGATCTGGCACTGCATCTGGTGGGCGCGGGCGTCGAGGCGGCCGACTTCGAGGCCGACCCCGGCAAGTTCGACGTACCGGACTCCGTGATCGGGTTCCTGCGCGGCGAGCTGGGTGACCCGCCCGGCGGCTGGCCCGAGCCGTTCCGTACCCGCGCGCTGAAGGGCCGCCCGGAGAAGGCGCAGCAGCCGCAGCTGTCGGCGGAGGACCGCGAGGGGCTGGAGAAGACACCCCGGGCGACCCTGAACCGGCTGCTCTTCCCCGGTCCGACCAAGGAGTTCGAGGCCCACCGCGAGGCGTACGGCGACACCTCTGTCCTGCCGACCCGGGACTTCCTGTACGGGCTGGAGACGGAGACCGAGCACACGGTCACGCTCGACCCGGGTGTCACCCTGCTGATCGAGCTGGAGGCCATCTCCGAGGCCGACGAACGCGGCTTCCGCAGCGTACTGGCCACCCTCAACGGGCAGCTGCGGCCGGTCTCGGTGCGGGACAGGTCCGTCGCCACCGAGGTCAAGGCCGCCGAGAAGGCGGACCGGGGCAACGCGGGCCATGTGGCGGCCCCGTTCGCCGGGGTCGTCACCCTCCAGGTGGAGGAGGGCGCCTCGGTCTCGGCGGGCCAGACCGTCGCCACCATCGAGGCCATGAAGATGGAGGCGTCGATCACCGCCCAGTCAGCCGGGGTCGTCCGGCGCCTCGCGATCGGCCGGGTCCAGCAGGTCGAGGCGGGCGATCTGCTCATCGAGATCGCCTGACGGACCCCCTGGAAGAGGCCCGCAGAGCACCGGCCGCCGGTGCCCTGCGGGCCGTCCGCTGTCATGCGTCGTCGTCGTCGACCCAGCTCATGAGCTTGCGGAGCTCACGGCCCGTGGTCTCCAGCAGGTGATCGCTGTCGGCCTTCTTGTACTCGTTGTACTTGGGCAGACCGCTGTGGTACTCCGCCATCCAGGCCTTGGCGAAGGTGCCGTCCTGGATCTCGGCGAGGACCTTCTTCATCTCGGCCTTGGTGTCGGCCGTGATGATGCGCGGCCCGGTGACGTAGTCGCCCCACTCGGCGGTCTCAGAGATCGACCAGCGCATCTTCTCCAGACCGCCCTCGTACATGAGGTCCACGATCAGCTTCAGCTCGTGCAGGCACTCGAAGTACGCGATCTCCGGCTGGTAACCCGCCTCCGTCAGCGTCTCGAAACCGGCCTTCACCAGCGCCGCCGTACCGCCGGCCAGCACCGCCTGCTCACCGAACAGATCCGTCTCGGTCTCCTCGGTGAACGTGGTCCTGATGACCCCTGCGCGGGTGCCGCCGATGCCCTTGGCGTACGAGAGCGCCAGCTCCAGGCCCTTGCCCGTGGCGTCCTGCTCGACGGCCACGATGCACGGAACGCCGCGGCCCTCCTCGTACTGGCGGCGGACCAGGTGACCCGGGCCCTTCGGGGCGACCATGCAGACGTCGACGCCCGCCGGTGGCTTGATGAAGTCGAAGCGGATGTTCAGGCCGTGGCCGAAGAACAGCGCGTCGCCGTCCTTGAGGTTGTCCTTGACGGACTCCTCGTAGACCTGGGCCTGGATCGGGTCCGGAACCAGGATCATGATGACGTCGGCCTCGGCGGACGCCTCGGCGGGCGTCACCACGCGCAGGCCCTGCTCCTCGGCCTTGGCCTTGGACTTGGAGCCCTCGTGCAGACCGACACGGACATCGACACCCGAGTCGCGCAGCGACAGCGCGTGGGCGTGGCCCTGGCTGCCGTAACCGAGGACCGCGACCTTGCGGCCCTGGATGACGGACAGGTCGGCATCGTCGTCGTAGAACATCTCGGCAGGCATGGGGAGTTCTCCTTGGTTCCTGGAATACGAGGGTGTACGGACGGGAGGAGCGGGGGGGCGGCCGGGTGCTACGCGCTCTGCGCGCTCTGCGCGCGTACCGCGGTGGTGGTGCCGGCCGGAGTCAGGCGGATCGGCCGGGCCTCGCGCGCAGTGCGGTCGGCAAGCGCCCGGGAGCCCCGGCCGATCGCGATCGCGCCGGACTGGACGAGCTCCTTGATACCGAAGGCCGCGAGCATCCTGAGCATCGCGTCGAGCTTGTCGCCGGAGCCGGTCGCCTCGAGGGTGACGGCTTCGGGCGAGACGTCCACGGTTCTGGCCCGGAACAGTTCGGCGATCTGCACGATCTGGGCGCGCGAGGTGTTGTCGGCGCTGACCTTCACCAGGACCAGCTCGCGCTGGACGGCCGAGTCGGCCTCCAGCTCGACGATCTTCAGGACGTTGACCAGCTTGTTGAGCTGCTTGGTCACCTGTTCCAGGGCGAGTTCGTGATCGACCCGGACCACGATCGTGATGCGGGAGAGATCGGGGTGTTCCGTGGTGCCGACCGCGAGCGAGTCGATGTTGAAGCCGCGGCGCGAGAACAGTGCGGCGACCCGGGCGAGGATGCCGGGCGTGTTCTCGACCAGGACGGAGAGCGTGTGCTGGGACATGTCGGGAGGTCCTCTCAGTCGTCCGCGGAGTCGCCGAAGTCGGGGCGTACGTCGCGTGCGGCCATGATGTCGTCGTTGGAGGTGCCGGCGGGGACCATCGGCCACACCATCGCGTCCTCGTGGACGATGAAGTCCACCACGACGGGGCGGTCGTTGATCGAGTTGGCCTTGTCGATGATCGCGTCGAGCTCGTACGGGTTCTCGCAGCGCAGGCCCACACAGCCCATCGCCTCCGAGAGCTGTACGAAGTCGGGCACCCGGGTGCCCTTCGCCGGGAGGCCGTCGGTGTCGGCGCCGGAGTGCAGCACGGTGTTGGAGTACCGCTGGTTGTAGAAGAGGGTCTGCCACTGGCGGACCATCCCGAGCGCGCCGTTGTTGATGATCGCGACCTTGATCGGGATGTTGTTGAGCGCGCAGGTGGTGAGCTCCTGATTGGTCATCTGGAAGCAGCCGTCACCGTCGATCGCCCACACCGTACGGTCCGGCATCCCGGCCTTCGCCCCCATCGCCGCCGGAACCGCGTACCCCATCGTTCCCGCACCGCCCGAGTTGAACCAGGTGCCGGGTTCCTCGTGCGGGAGGAACTGCGCCGCCCACATCTGGTGCTGGCCCACGCCGGACGCGAACAGGGTTCCCTCCGGGGCGAGTTGGCCGATCCGTTCGATGACCTGCTGCGGGGAGAGCAGCCCCGGGTCCGCGGGGAGTTCGTAGCCGCGCCGGTAGGTGGTCCGCCAGCGGTCCAGCTCGCGCCACCAGGCCGCGTAGTCGCCCGAGCGCCCCTCGTCCCGCTCACCGCGCACGGCGACCGCCAGGGCGTCGAGCACCTCGCGGGCGTCTCCGACGATCGGGACGTCCGCGAGCCGGTTCTTGCCGATCTCCGCCGGGTCGATGTCGGCGTGGACGACCTTGGCGTGCGGCGCGAAGCCGTCCAGCCTGCCGGTGACCCGGTCGTCGAACCGGGCGCCCAGGGCGACGATCAGGTCCGCCTTCTGCAGCGCGGCGACCGCGGCGACGTCACCGTGCATGCCGGGCATCCCCACGTGCTGGGGGTGGCTGCCGGGGAAGGCGCCGAGCGCCATCAGGGTGGTGACGACGGGGGCCCCGGTCAGCTCGGCCAGGGTGCGCAGTTCGGCGGTGGCGCGTGCCTTGAGCACCCCGCCGCCGACGTAGAGGACCGGCCGGCGGGCCTCGCCGATGAGCCGGGCGGC includes these proteins:
- a CDS encoding pyruvate carboxylase codes for the protein MFDKVLVANRGEIAIRAFRAAFELGISTVAVYPHEDRNSLHRAKADEAYRIGEPGHPVRAYLSVDEVIKAARKAGADAIYPGYGFLSENPDLAAACSEAGITFVGPPASVLNLTGNKSRAVAAAREAGVPVLKSSEPSEDVDTLVAAAQDIGFPVFVKAVAGGGGRGMRRVASPGELRESIDAAMREARSAFGDATVFLEQAVINPRHIEVQILADAEGNVVHLYERDCSLQRRHQKVVEIAPAPNLDPELRDRICADAVAFAHHIGYVNAGTVEFLVDERGNHVFIEMNPRIQVEHTVTEQVTGRDLVIAQLRIAAGMTLPELHLSQDDITLNGTAMQCRITTEDPANGFRPDTGTISAYRSPGGPGVRLDGGTVHTGAEVSAHFDSMLVKLTCHGHDFTNAARRARRAIAEFRIRGVATNLPFLGAVLDQPDFRAGHITTSFIEEHPELIRARPSADRGSRMLGYLAETTVNRPYGPRPSVIDPADKLPALPTGSPPAGSRQRLAALGPEAFAAELRAQRAVAVTDTTFRDAHQSLLATRVRTRDLLAVAPHVARTAPELLSLECWGGATYDVALRFLAEDPWERLVKIRETVPNICTQMLLRGRNTVGYTPYPTEVTEAFVAEAASAGMDIFRIFDALNDVSQMRPAIDAVRATGTSVAEVALCYTADLSDPGETLYTLDYYLRLAEQIVDAGAHVLAIKDMAGLLRPPAARTLVTALRERFDLPVHLHTHDTPGGQLATLIAAIDAGVDAVDAAVASMSGTTSQPSLSALVAATDHTERATGLSLQAVGDLEPYWEATRKVYAPFESGLASPTGRIYHHEIPGGQLSNLRQQAIALGLGDRFELIEDCYAAADRMLGRLVKVTPSSKVVGDLALHLVGAGVEAADFEADPGKFDVPDSVIGFLRGELGDPPGGWPEPFRTRALKGRPEKAQQPQLSAEDREGLEKTPRATLNRLLFPGPTKEFEAHREAYGDTSVLPTRDFLYGLETETEHTVTLDPGVTLLIELEAISEADERGFRSVLATLNGQLRPVSVRDRSVATEVKAAEKADRGNAGHVAAPFAGVVTLQVEEGASVSAGQTVATIEAMKMEASITAQSAGVVRRLAIGRVQQVEAGDLLIEIA
- the ilvC gene encoding ketol-acid reductoisomerase; the encoded protein is MPAEMFYDDDADLSVIQGRKVAVLGYGSQGHAHALSLRDSGVDVRVGLHEGSKSKAKAEEQGLRVVTPAEASAEADVIMILVPDPIQAQVYEESVKDNLKDGDALFFGHGLNIRFDFIKPPAGVDVCMVAPKGPGHLVRRQYEEGRGVPCIVAVEQDATGKGLELALSYAKGIGGTRAGVIRTTFTEETETDLFGEQAVLAGGTAALVKAGFETLTEAGYQPEIAYFECLHELKLIVDLMYEGGLEKMRWSISETAEWGDYVTGPRIITADTKAEMKKVLAEIQDGTFAKAWMAEYHSGLPKYNEYKKADSDHLLETTGRELRKLMSWVDDDDA
- the ilvN gene encoding acetolactate synthase small subunit — its product is MSQHTLSVLVENTPGILARVAALFSRRGFNIDSLAVGTTEHPDLSRITIVVRVDHELALEQVTKQLNKLVNVLKIVELEADSAVQRELVLVKVSADNTSRAQIVQIAELFRARTVDVSPEAVTLEATGSGDKLDAMLRMLAAFGIKELVQSGAIAIGRGSRALADRTAREARPIRLTPAGTTTAVRAQSAQSA
- a CDS encoding acetolactate synthase large subunit, which gives rise to MSNAVQQAPAPLLPQVRTRPTGQPDTGAEHVTGAQSLIRSLEEVGADTVFGIPGGCILPAYDPLMDSARVRHVLVRHEQGAGHAATGYAQATGKVGVCMATSGPGATNLVTPIADAHMDSVPLVAITGQVPSKSIGTDAFQEADIVGITMPVTKHNFLVTDADDIPRTVAEAFHIAATGRPGPVLIDITKDALQAATTFQWPPVLELPGYRPVTKPHAKQIREAARLIGEARRPVLYVGGGVLKARATAELRTLAELTGAPVVTTLMALGAFPGSHPQHVGMPGMHGDVAAVAALQKADLIVALGARFDDRVTGRLDGFAPHAKVVHADIDPAEIGKNRLADVPIVGDAREVLDALAVAVRGERDEGRSGDYAAWWRELDRWRTTYRRGYELPADPGLLSPQQVIERIGQLAPEGTLFASGVGQHQMWAAQFLPHEEPGTWFNSGGAGTMGYAVPAAMGAKAGMPDRTVWAIDGDGCFQMTNQELTTCALNNIPIKVAIINNGALGMVRQWQTLFYNQRYSNTVLHSGADTDGLPAKGTRVPDFVQLSEAMGCVGLRCENPYELDAIIDKANSINDRPVVVDFIVHEDAMVWPMVPAGTSNDDIMAARDVRPDFGDSADD